From the genome of Malus domestica chromosome 04, GDT2T_hap1, one region includes:
- the LOC103408598 gene encoding pentatricopeptide repeat-containing protein At3g56550-like encodes MISCYSQKGLHHMALKTYNLMRNENVGLDGFTIVGLLSSCAHLGALNTGVQMHRIASEKGLVGNVYVGNALIDMYAKCGNLDSALCVFERMRKKDVFTWNSMIVGYGVHGHGEEAISFFGRMLVEGVQPNSITFLGLLCGCSHQGLVDKGVEYFNVMSSKFSVKPGIKHYGCLVDLFGRAGMLEKALQVIGTSRAQEDPVLWRTLLGSCKIHKNVEIGEIAMRNLIQLGSANAGDYVLLASIYSTEKNADGVVKMRKLIKTEGVKTTPGWSWIEIGDQVHKFVVDDKSHPDANEIYQKLRKIVHRAALHGYVQEDSLMTVSELTSTDTDCLGTSGSCHSEKLAIAFGLARTPEGTPLRIVKNLRVCRDCHSFTKFVSQAFDREIIVRDRVRFHHFKGGLCSCKDYW; translated from the coding sequence ATGATTTCGTGTTACTCTCAGAAGGGTCTTCACCATATGGCGTTGAAGACGTATAATCTTATGAGAAATGAGAATGTGGGTCTTGATGGGTTTACGATTGTTGGGTTGCTTTCGTCTTGTGCTCACTTGGGCGCATTGAATACCGGAGTTCAGATGCATAGAATTGCTAGTGAAAAGGggcttgtggggaatgtttatGTTGGGAATGCGCTTATTGATATGTATGCTAAATGTGGTAACTTGGATAGTGCTCTTTGCGTCTTTGAGAGAATGAGAAAGAAAGATGTTTTTACTTGGAACTCCATGATTGTTGGGTATGGAGTACATGGTCATGGAGAAGAAGCAATCTCATTTTTCGGGCGGATGTTGGTCGAAGGAGTCCAGCCAAACTCCATCACATTTCTTGGTTTGTTATGTGGATGCAGTCACCAAGGTTTGGTTGACAAGGGTGTCGAGTACTTCAATGTGATGAGCTCCAAGTTCAGTGTCAAGCCCGGAATTAAGCATTACGGGTGCCTGGTGGATCTGTTTGGCAGAGCTGGGATGCTCGAAAAGGCGCTTCAAGTTATTGGGACTTCGCGTGCCCAGGAGGATCCAGTCCTTTGGCGGACTCTGCTTGGCTCTTGCAAGATTCATAAAAATGTAGAAATAGGAGAAATTGCCATGAGGAATCTAATCCAGCTAGGGTCAGCTAATGCAGGGGACTATGTGCTTCTTGCTTCGATTTATTCTACAGAGAAAAATGCAGATGGTGTTGTAAAGATGAGAAAATTGATCAAAACTGAGGGAGTAAAGACCACTCCTGGTTGGAGCTGGATTGAAATTGGTGATCAGGTTCACAAATTTGTCGTGGACGACAAGTCACATCCAGATGCTAATGAAATTTACCAAAAATTGAGGAAAATAGTTCATCGAGCTGCTCTGCATGGTTACGTGCAGGAGGATTCCCTCATGACAGTGTCTGAACTTACTTCCACAGACACAGATTGTTTGGGAACTTCCGGTTCATGTCACAGCGAGAAGCTGGCAATTGCTTTTGGCCTAGCAAGAACTCCAGAAGGAACGCCCTTACGAATAGTAAAGAACCTGAGAGTCTGTAGGGATTGTCATTcgtttacaaagtttgtttcgCAAGCTTTCGATCGGGAAATAATTGTTAGGGATCGTGTTCGGTTTCATCACTTCAAGGGTGGATTGTGTTCATGTAAAGACTATTGGTGA
- the LOC103427662 gene encoding rhicadhesin receptor-like: MAAVFALFLVAFATVFGSSAADPDMLQDICVADLTAAVKVNGFVCKNAANATAEDFFFTGLAKPGLTNNTFGSLVTLANVEKIPGLNTLGVSLARIDYAPGGINPPHTHPRATEIVYVLEGALDVGFITTANKLISKTIKQGEVFVFPKGLVHFQNNNGKSPASVIAAFNSQLQGTQNIALTLFAATPEVPDNVLTKTFKLGTKEVNKIKSKLAPKA; encoded by the exons ATGGCGGCCGTCTTTGCTCTCTTTCTCGTGGCTTTTGCCACCGTCTTCGGCAGCTCTGCCGCTGATCCCGACATGCTTCAGGACATTTGCGTCGCCGACCTCACCGCCG CGGTGAAAGTCAATGGATTCGTCTGCAAGAACGCAGCAAATGCAACAGCAGAGGACTTTTTCTTCACCGGACTAGCCAAACCAGGCCTCACCAACAACACATTCGGCTCCTTGGTGACTTTAGCCAATGTAGAAAAAATCCCCGGCCTCAACACCCTCGGCGTTTCGCTTGCCAGAATCGACTATGCCCCCGGCGGAATTAACCCACCCCACACTCACCCCAGAGCCACAGAAATTGTCTACGTTCTTGAAGGAGCATTGGACGTTGGATTTATTACCACAGCAAACAAGTTAATCAGCAAAACTATTAAGCAAGGTGAAGTCTTTGTGTTCCCCAAAGGGTTGGTTCACTTCCAGAACAACAATGGGAAGAGTCCGGCTTCGGTGATTGCCGCATTTAACTCTCAGCTGCAGGGCACCCAGAACATCGCCCTCACGTTGTTCGCTGCCACGCCGGAGGTGCCGGATAATGTGCTGACCAAGACGTTCAAGTTGGGAACCAAGGAGGTTAACAAAATCAAGTCTAAGCTAGCGCCCAAGGCCTAG